One window from the genome of Anopheles merus strain MAF chromosome 3R, AmerM5.1, whole genome shotgun sequence encodes:
- the LOC121596904 gene encoding uncharacterized protein LOC121596904 isoform X2 encodes MTHLQRHRLESVSDHSGPSSSSSKSDSSDGSVSEICEVMQDWSLDGSDPHSHPMQLHHPNNHQHHLLHNPHHHHHHHHHNHHRHQPHHRTSILSTHDHLQQSQEQQQQQHQQQQHMGGMISPNSSYTHEDVDEQDDDLEYTKHDLISLDNGVITDYERAQVESFFSGLGTEVYVSSSLANLYERLGKEDWRLVFTGIPVLLHDKGSTRSRCTPRVSFVLAERGTCFALWKDTIDNLSDYKVAAAAFHTMCLSADHRKVIGFSFDSNQAAREMWVRVEELTSNPENIALSAPGRKRKTQKRAKPIVLPPKSQISQPCQFNHVTSVTTSDTQRYFSLQAFVSAPVKHRSP; translated from the exons ATGACACACCTCCAGCGGCACCGGTTGGAGTCAGTGAGTGACCATAGTGGCCCATCCAGCTCGTCCAGCAAATCAGATAGCTCGGACGGTTCCGTCTCGGAGATCTGTGAGGTAATGCAGGACTGGTCCCTGGACGGTAGTGACCCCCACTCACATCCGATGCAGCTGCACCATCCCAACAACCATCAGCACCACCTTCTCCATAATccgcatcaccatcatcaccatcatcatcacaaccatcatcgccatcagCCACACCACCGTACTTCGATTCTTTCGACTCACGACCATCTCCAACAGtcacaggagcagcagcagcagcagcatcaacaacagcaacatatgGGCGGAATGATTTCGCCCAACTCGAGCTACACGCATGAGGACGTGGACGAGCAGGATGACGATCTCGAGTACACCAAACACGACCTCATCAGTCTGGACAACGGCGTCATCACCGACTACGAACGGGCCCAGGTCGAGAGCTTCTTCAGCGGACTCGGCACTGAG GTGTACGTTAGTTCATCGTTGGCCAATCTGTACGAGCGATTAGGTAAGGAGGACTGGCGCTTGGTGTTTACTGGCATTCCTGTGCTGCTACACGACAAGGGCAGCACACGGTCACGCTGCACACCGAGGGTGTCGTTCGTTTTAGCCGAACGTGGTACGTGCTTTGCCCTCTGGAAGGACACCATCGACAACCTGTCCGACTATAAGGTGGCAGCGGCAGCCTTCCACACGATGTGTCTATCAGCAG ATCATCGAAAAGTGATCGGTTTCAGCTTCGACTCAAATCAGGCCGCCCGTGAAATGTGGGTGCGGGTGGAGGAGTTGACCAGCAATCCGGAAAACATTGCCCTGTCGGCGCCGGGCAGAAAACGCAAAACCCAGAAGCGCGCCAAACCGATCGTGCTGCCACCGAAATCACAAATCTCGCAACCGTGCCAGTTCAATCACGTTACCAGCGTTACGACCAGTGACACGCAGCGTTACTTCAGTCTGCAGGCATTCGTTTCCGCTCCGGTCAAGCATCGCAGTCCATAA
- the LOC121596903 gene encoding uncharacterized protein LOC121596903 isoform X3 has translation MANLFCCTTATDARLELVLLRQFLITAVERNCVVPLKPDWSYSSPLIFTQNGVLVSPENDSYDVEDITLATGDEVVLSCSPNYFREFSSEKVLWARCKKDKTFVVNGADKNFVSALSCKERPIEEIIVSVRGCPATLRSIEYGFTNPVTNKSYILGEACYDVKVGRTHFIHTKVKSGTNSIEQLALKVKDNVTYFHGYHPTQRYKVDLSKALNINDQAERFRPVFGPKNAPKIEARRYVNEALLTHRQYLSVLKMAWNYQIVKDREQLLNLDRLVQDIRGLEVPEVEIYTGAHGVMTLQDKHNQSAEVYLVRENRFPVPQLHWTVVRSQERAVAFAVFGKAPQTEQERERRTFCMSQCEQISWLKKLHENDAWQEARAGFVLCCELEEFRRTVKEMPQVTGVKAVLV, from the exons ATggcaaatttgttttgctgcaccaccgccaccgatgCGCGCTTAGAGTTGG TTCTATTGCGACAATTTCTCATTACAGCTGTGGAACGCAACTGCGTTGTACCTCTCAAGCCGGACTGGTCCTACTCTTCGCCGCTGATTTTCACACAGAACGGAGTGTTGGTTTCGCCCGAGAATGATAGTTACGATGTGGAGGACATTACGCTGGCCACTGGCGATGAGGTGGTGCTCTCCTGCTCTCCAAACTACTTTCGCGAGTTTTCCTCCGAGAAGGTACTGTGGGCCCGGTGTAAAAAGGATAAAACGTTTG TAGTTAACGGTGCGGACAAGAACTTTGTATCGGCGTTGTCATGCAAGGAGCGACCAATTGAAGAGATCATCGTCTCGGTGCGTGGCTGTCCGGCAACGTTACGCTCGATCGAGTACGGCTTCACCAATCCTGTCACCAACAAATCCTACATTCTCGGTGAGGCTTGCTACGACGTTAAAGTCGGCCGCACCCATTTCATCCACACGAAGGTAAAGTCCGGCACCAACAGCATCGAGCAGCTAGCACTCAAAGTAAAGGACAACGTGACTTACTTCCATGGCTACCATCCGACGCAGCGCTACAAGGTGGACCTCAGTAAGGCGCTAAACATCAACGATCAAGCAGAACGCTTCCGACCCGTCTTCGGGCCGAAAAATGCGCCCAAAATCGAGGCCCGCCGGTACGTTAACGAGGCGCTGCTCACCCACCGACAGTATCTTTCAGTATTAAAGATGGCCTGGAACTATCAGATCGTTAAGGATCGCGAGCAACTTCTGAACCTCGACCGGCTGGTGCAGGACATACGCGGCCTCGAGGTGCCCGAGGTGGAGATCTACACCGGAGCGCATGGCGTCATGACGCTGCAGGACAAGCACAACCAGAGTGCGGAGGTGTACCTAGTGCGCGAGAACCGTTTCCCGGTACCGCAGCTACACTGGACGGTGGTCCGTTCGCAGGAGCGGGCAGTTGCCTTTGCCGTCTTTGGGAAGGCACCACAGACCGAGCAGGAGCGCGAGCGGCGCACTTTCTGCATGAGCCAGTGCGAGCAGATCTCATGGCTGAAGAAGCTGCACGAAAATGACGCGTGGCAGGAGGCTCGAGCCGGGTTCGTACTTTGCTGTGAGCTCGAAGAGTTTCGCCGTACGGTCAAGGAGATGCCCCAGGTCACTGGGGTAAAGGCTGTGCTCGTGTAG
- the LOC121596903 gene encoding uncharacterized protein LOC121596903 isoform X5, producing MANLFCCTTATDARLELAVERNCVVPLKPDWSYSSPLIFTQNGVLVSPENDSYDVEDITLATGDEVVLSCSPNYFREFSSEKVLWARCKKDKTFVVNGADKNFVSALSCKERPIEEIIVSVRGCPATLRSIEYGFTNPVTNKSYILGEACYDVKVGRTHFIHTKVKSGTNSIEQLALKVKDNVTYFHGYHPTQRYKVDLSKALNINDQAERFRPVFGPKNAPKIEARRYVNEALLTHRQYLSVLKMAWNYQIVKDREQLLNLDRLVQDIRGLEVPEVEIYTGAHGVMTLQDKHNQSAEVYLVRENRFPVPQLHWTVVRSQERAVAFAVFGKAPQTEQERERRTFCMSQCEQISWLKKLHENDAWQEARAGFVLCCELEEFRRTVKEMPQVTGVKAVLV from the exons ATggcaaatttgttttgctgcaccaccgccaccgatgCGCGCTTAGAGTTGG CTGTGGAACGCAACTGCGTTGTACCTCTCAAGCCGGACTGGTCCTACTCTTCGCCGCTGATTTTCACACAGAACGGAGTGTTGGTTTCGCCCGAGAATGATAGTTACGATGTGGAGGACATTACGCTGGCCACTGGCGATGAGGTGGTGCTCTCCTGCTCTCCAAACTACTTTCGCGAGTTTTCCTCCGAGAAGGTACTGTGGGCCCGGTGTAAAAAGGATAAAACGTTTG TAGTTAACGGTGCGGACAAGAACTTTGTATCGGCGTTGTCATGCAAGGAGCGACCAATTGAAGAGATCATCGTCTCGGTGCGTGGCTGTCCGGCAACGTTACGCTCGATCGAGTACGGCTTCACCAATCCTGTCACCAACAAATCCTACATTCTCGGTGAGGCTTGCTACGACGTTAAAGTCGGCCGCACCCATTTCATCCACACGAAGGTAAAGTCCGGCACCAACAGCATCGAGCAGCTAGCACTCAAAGTAAAGGACAACGTGACTTACTTCCATGGCTACCATCCGACGCAGCGCTACAAGGTGGACCTCAGTAAGGCGCTAAACATCAACGATCAAGCAGAACGCTTCCGACCCGTCTTCGGGCCGAAAAATGCGCCCAAAATCGAGGCCCGCCGGTACGTTAACGAGGCGCTGCTCACCCACCGACAGTATCTTTCAGTATTAAAGATGGCCTGGAACTATCAGATCGTTAAGGATCGCGAGCAACTTCTGAACCTCGACCGGCTGGTGCAGGACATACGCGGCCTCGAGGTGCCCGAGGTGGAGATCTACACCGGAGCGCATGGCGTCATGACGCTGCAGGACAAGCACAACCAGAGTGCGGAGGTGTACCTAGTGCGCGAGAACCGTTTCCCGGTACCGCAGCTACACTGGACGGTGGTCCGTTCGCAGGAGCGGGCAGTTGCCTTTGCCGTCTTTGGGAAGGCACCACAGACCGAGCAGGAGCGCGAGCGGCGCACTTTCTGCATGAGCCAGTGCGAGCAGATCTCATGGCTGAAGAAGCTGCACGAAAATGACGCGTGGCAGGAGGCTCGAGCCGGGTTCGTACTTTGCTGTGAGCTCGAAGAGTTTCGCCGTACGGTCAAGGAGATGCCCCAGGTCACTGGGGTAAAGGCTGTGCTCGTGTAG
- the LOC121596904 gene encoding uncharacterized protein LOC121596904 isoform X1 has protein sequence MKMKKLVPKLPPMTHLQRHRLESVSDHSGPSSSSSKSDSSDGSVSEICEVMQDWSLDGSDPHSHPMQLHHPNNHQHHLLHNPHHHHHHHHHNHHRHQPHHRTSILSTHDHLQQSQEQQQQQHQQQQHMGGMISPNSSYTHEDVDEQDDDLEYTKHDLISLDNGVITDYERAQVESFFSGLGTEVYVSSSLANLYERLGKEDWRLVFTGIPVLLHDKGSTRSRCTPRVSFVLAERGTCFALWKDTIDNLSDYKVAAAAFHTMCLSADHRKVIGFSFDSNQAAREMWVRVEELTSNPENIALSAPGRKRKTQKRAKPIVLPPKSQISQPCQFNHVTSVTTSDTQRYFSLQAFVSAPVKHRSP, from the exons atgaaaatgaaaaaacttgtTCCAAAACTACCGCCT ATGACACACCTCCAGCGGCACCGGTTGGAGTCAGTGAGTGACCATAGTGGCCCATCCAGCTCGTCCAGCAAATCAGATAGCTCGGACGGTTCCGTCTCGGAGATCTGTGAGGTAATGCAGGACTGGTCCCTGGACGGTAGTGACCCCCACTCACATCCGATGCAGCTGCACCATCCCAACAACCATCAGCACCACCTTCTCCATAATccgcatcaccatcatcaccatcatcatcacaaccatcatcgccatcagCCACACCACCGTACTTCGATTCTTTCGACTCACGACCATCTCCAACAGtcacaggagcagcagcagcagcagcatcaacaacagcaacatatgGGCGGAATGATTTCGCCCAACTCGAGCTACACGCATGAGGACGTGGACGAGCAGGATGACGATCTCGAGTACACCAAACACGACCTCATCAGTCTGGACAACGGCGTCATCACCGACTACGAACGGGCCCAGGTCGAGAGCTTCTTCAGCGGACTCGGCACTGAG GTGTACGTTAGTTCATCGTTGGCCAATCTGTACGAGCGATTAGGTAAGGAGGACTGGCGCTTGGTGTTTACTGGCATTCCTGTGCTGCTACACGACAAGGGCAGCACACGGTCACGCTGCACACCGAGGGTGTCGTTCGTTTTAGCCGAACGTGGTACGTGCTTTGCCCTCTGGAAGGACACCATCGACAACCTGTCCGACTATAAGGTGGCAGCGGCAGCCTTCCACACGATGTGTCTATCAGCAG ATCATCGAAAAGTGATCGGTTTCAGCTTCGACTCAAATCAGGCCGCCCGTGAAATGTGGGTGCGGGTGGAGGAGTTGACCAGCAATCCGGAAAACATTGCCCTGTCGGCGCCGGGCAGAAAACGCAAAACCCAGAAGCGCGCCAAACCGATCGTGCTGCCACCGAAATCACAAATCTCGCAACCGTGCCAGTTCAATCACGTTACCAGCGTTACGACCAGTGACACGCAGCGTTACTTCAGTCTGCAGGCATTCGTTTCCGCTCCGGTCAAGCATCGCAGTCCATAA
- the LOC121596903 gene encoding uncharacterized protein LOC121596903 isoform X1, with translation MHRLIVLLLLLALQIAHHRAAGNVLLRQFLITAVERNCVVPLKPDWSYSSPLIFTQNGVLVSPENDSYDVEDITLATGDEVVLSCSPNYFREFSSEKVLWARCKKDKTFVVNGADKNFVSALSCKERPIEEIIVSVRGCPATLRSIEYGFTNPVTNKSYILGEACYDVKVGRTHFIHTKVKSGTNSIEQLALKVKDNVTYFHGYHPTQRYKVDLSKALNINDQAERFRPVFGPKNAPKIEARRYVNEALLTHRQYLSVLKMAWNYQIVKDREQLLNLDRLVQDIRGLEVPEVEIYTGAHGVMTLQDKHNQSAEVYLVRENRFPVPQLHWTVVRSQERAVAFAVFGKAPQTEQERERRTFCMSQCEQISWLKKLHENDAWQEARAGFVLCCELEEFRRTVKEMPQVTGVKAVLV, from the exons ATGCACAGGCTGATAGTGCTGCTATTGCTGTTGGCACTGCAAATAGCGCACCATCGTGCGGCCGGAAATG TTCTATTGCGACAATTTCTCATTACAGCTGTGGAACGCAACTGCGTTGTACCTCTCAAGCCGGACTGGTCCTACTCTTCGCCGCTGATTTTCACACAGAACGGAGTGTTGGTTTCGCCCGAGAATGATAGTTACGATGTGGAGGACATTACGCTGGCCACTGGCGATGAGGTGGTGCTCTCCTGCTCTCCAAACTACTTTCGCGAGTTTTCCTCCGAGAAGGTACTGTGGGCCCGGTGTAAAAAGGATAAAACGTTTG TAGTTAACGGTGCGGACAAGAACTTTGTATCGGCGTTGTCATGCAAGGAGCGACCAATTGAAGAGATCATCGTCTCGGTGCGTGGCTGTCCGGCAACGTTACGCTCGATCGAGTACGGCTTCACCAATCCTGTCACCAACAAATCCTACATTCTCGGTGAGGCTTGCTACGACGTTAAAGTCGGCCGCACCCATTTCATCCACACGAAGGTAAAGTCCGGCACCAACAGCATCGAGCAGCTAGCACTCAAAGTAAAGGACAACGTGACTTACTTCCATGGCTACCATCCGACGCAGCGCTACAAGGTGGACCTCAGTAAGGCGCTAAACATCAACGATCAAGCAGAACGCTTCCGACCCGTCTTCGGGCCGAAAAATGCGCCCAAAATCGAGGCCCGCCGGTACGTTAACGAGGCGCTGCTCACCCACCGACAGTATCTTTCAGTATTAAAGATGGCCTGGAACTATCAGATCGTTAAGGATCGCGAGCAACTTCTGAACCTCGACCGGCTGGTGCAGGACATACGCGGCCTCGAGGTGCCCGAGGTGGAGATCTACACCGGAGCGCATGGCGTCATGACGCTGCAGGACAAGCACAACCAGAGTGCGGAGGTGTACCTAGTGCGCGAGAACCGTTTCCCGGTACCGCAGCTACACTGGACGGTGGTCCGTTCGCAGGAGCGGGCAGTTGCCTTTGCCGTCTTTGGGAAGGCACCACAGACCGAGCAGGAGCGCGAGCGGCGCACTTTCTGCATGAGCCAGTGCGAGCAGATCTCATGGCTGAAGAAGCTGCACGAAAATGACGCGTGGCAGGAGGCTCGAGCCGGGTTCGTACTTTGCTGTGAGCTCGAAGAGTTTCGCCGTACGGTCAAGGAGATGCCCCAGGTCACTGGGGTAAAGGCTGTGCTCGTGTAG
- the LOC121596903 gene encoding uncharacterized protein LOC121596903 isoform X2, with product MHRLIVLLLLLALQIAHHRAAGNVLLRQFLITAVERNCVVPLKPDWSYSSPLIFTQNGVLVSPENDSYDVEDITLATGDEVVLSCSPNYFREFSSEKVLWARCKKDKTFVNGADKNFVSALSCKERPIEEIIVSVRGCPATLRSIEYGFTNPVTNKSYILGEACYDVKVGRTHFIHTKVKSGTNSIEQLALKVKDNVTYFHGYHPTQRYKVDLSKALNINDQAERFRPVFGPKNAPKIEARRYVNEALLTHRQYLSVLKMAWNYQIVKDREQLLNLDRLVQDIRGLEVPEVEIYTGAHGVMTLQDKHNQSAEVYLVRENRFPVPQLHWTVVRSQERAVAFAVFGKAPQTEQERERRTFCMSQCEQISWLKKLHENDAWQEARAGFVLCCELEEFRRTVKEMPQVTGVKAVLV from the exons ATGCACAGGCTGATAGTGCTGCTATTGCTGTTGGCACTGCAAATAGCGCACCATCGTGCGGCCGGAAATG TTCTATTGCGACAATTTCTCATTACAGCTGTGGAACGCAACTGCGTTGTACCTCTCAAGCCGGACTGGTCCTACTCTTCGCCGCTGATTTTCACACAGAACGGAGTGTTGGTTTCGCCCGAGAATGATAGTTACGATGTGGAGGACATTACGCTGGCCACTGGCGATGAGGTGGTGCTCTCCTGCTCTCCAAACTACTTTCGCGAGTTTTCCTCCGAGAAGGTACTGTGGGCCCGGTGTAAAAAGGATAAAACGTTTG TTAACGGTGCGGACAAGAACTTTGTATCGGCGTTGTCATGCAAGGAGCGACCAATTGAAGAGATCATCGTCTCGGTGCGTGGCTGTCCGGCAACGTTACGCTCGATCGAGTACGGCTTCACCAATCCTGTCACCAACAAATCCTACATTCTCGGTGAGGCTTGCTACGACGTTAAAGTCGGCCGCACCCATTTCATCCACACGAAGGTAAAGTCCGGCACCAACAGCATCGAGCAGCTAGCACTCAAAGTAAAGGACAACGTGACTTACTTCCATGGCTACCATCCGACGCAGCGCTACAAGGTGGACCTCAGTAAGGCGCTAAACATCAACGATCAAGCAGAACGCTTCCGACCCGTCTTCGGGCCGAAAAATGCGCCCAAAATCGAGGCCCGCCGGTACGTTAACGAGGCGCTGCTCACCCACCGACAGTATCTTTCAGTATTAAAGATGGCCTGGAACTATCAGATCGTTAAGGATCGCGAGCAACTTCTGAACCTCGACCGGCTGGTGCAGGACATACGCGGCCTCGAGGTGCCCGAGGTGGAGATCTACACCGGAGCGCATGGCGTCATGACGCTGCAGGACAAGCACAACCAGAGTGCGGAGGTGTACCTAGTGCGCGAGAACCGTTTCCCGGTACCGCAGCTACACTGGACGGTGGTCCGTTCGCAGGAGCGGGCAGTTGCCTTTGCCGTCTTTGGGAAGGCACCACAGACCGAGCAGGAGCGCGAGCGGCGCACTTTCTGCATGAGCCAGTGCGAGCAGATCTCATGGCTGAAGAAGCTGCACGAAAATGACGCGTGGCAGGAGGCTCGAGCCGGGTTCGTACTTTGCTGTGAGCTCGAAGAGTTTCGCCGTACGGTCAAGGAGATGCCCCAGGTCACTGGGGTAAAGGCTGTGCTCGTGTAG
- the LOC121596903 gene encoding uncharacterized protein LOC121596903 isoform X4 — protein sequence MHRLIVLLLLLALQIAHHRAAGNAVERNCVVPLKPDWSYSSPLIFTQNGVLVSPENDSYDVEDITLATGDEVVLSCSPNYFREFSSEKVLWARCKKDKTFVVNGADKNFVSALSCKERPIEEIIVSVRGCPATLRSIEYGFTNPVTNKSYILGEACYDVKVGRTHFIHTKVKSGTNSIEQLALKVKDNVTYFHGYHPTQRYKVDLSKALNINDQAERFRPVFGPKNAPKIEARRYVNEALLTHRQYLSVLKMAWNYQIVKDREQLLNLDRLVQDIRGLEVPEVEIYTGAHGVMTLQDKHNQSAEVYLVRENRFPVPQLHWTVVRSQERAVAFAVFGKAPQTEQERERRTFCMSQCEQISWLKKLHENDAWQEARAGFVLCCELEEFRRTVKEMPQVTGVKAVLV from the exons ATGCACAGGCTGATAGTGCTGCTATTGCTGTTGGCACTGCAAATAGCGCACCATCGTGCGGCCGGAAATG CTGTGGAACGCAACTGCGTTGTACCTCTCAAGCCGGACTGGTCCTACTCTTCGCCGCTGATTTTCACACAGAACGGAGTGTTGGTTTCGCCCGAGAATGATAGTTACGATGTGGAGGACATTACGCTGGCCACTGGCGATGAGGTGGTGCTCTCCTGCTCTCCAAACTACTTTCGCGAGTTTTCCTCCGAGAAGGTACTGTGGGCCCGGTGTAAAAAGGATAAAACGTTTG TAGTTAACGGTGCGGACAAGAACTTTGTATCGGCGTTGTCATGCAAGGAGCGACCAATTGAAGAGATCATCGTCTCGGTGCGTGGCTGTCCGGCAACGTTACGCTCGATCGAGTACGGCTTCACCAATCCTGTCACCAACAAATCCTACATTCTCGGTGAGGCTTGCTACGACGTTAAAGTCGGCCGCACCCATTTCATCCACACGAAGGTAAAGTCCGGCACCAACAGCATCGAGCAGCTAGCACTCAAAGTAAAGGACAACGTGACTTACTTCCATGGCTACCATCCGACGCAGCGCTACAAGGTGGACCTCAGTAAGGCGCTAAACATCAACGATCAAGCAGAACGCTTCCGACCCGTCTTCGGGCCGAAAAATGCGCCCAAAATCGAGGCCCGCCGGTACGTTAACGAGGCGCTGCTCACCCACCGACAGTATCTTTCAGTATTAAAGATGGCCTGGAACTATCAGATCGTTAAGGATCGCGAGCAACTTCTGAACCTCGACCGGCTGGTGCAGGACATACGCGGCCTCGAGGTGCCCGAGGTGGAGATCTACACCGGAGCGCATGGCGTCATGACGCTGCAGGACAAGCACAACCAGAGTGCGGAGGTGTACCTAGTGCGCGAGAACCGTTTCCCGGTACCGCAGCTACACTGGACGGTGGTCCGTTCGCAGGAGCGGGCAGTTGCCTTTGCCGTCTTTGGGAAGGCACCACAGACCGAGCAGGAGCGCGAGCGGCGCACTTTCTGCATGAGCCAGTGCGAGCAGATCTCATGGCTGAAGAAGCTGCACGAAAATGACGCGTGGCAGGAGGCTCGAGCCGGGTTCGTACTTTGCTGTGAGCTCGAAGAGTTTCGCCGTACGGTCAAGGAGATGCCCCAGGTCACTGGGGTAAAGGCTGTGCTCGTGTAG
- the LOC121596904 gene encoding uncharacterized protein LOC121596904 isoform X3, with amino-acid sequence MTHLQRHRLESVSDHSGPSSSSSKSDSSDGSVSEICESQEQQQQQHQQQQHMGGMISPNSSYTHEDVDEQDDDLEYTKHDLISLDNGVITDYERAQVESFFSGLGTEVYVSSSLANLYERLGKEDWRLVFTGIPVLLHDKGSTRSRCTPRVSFVLAERGTCFALWKDTIDNLSDYKVAAAAFHTMCLSADHRKVIGFSFDSNQAAREMWVRVEELTSNPENIALSAPGRKRKTQKRAKPIVLPPKSQISQPCQFNHVTSVTTSDTQRYFSLQAFVSAPVKHRSP; translated from the exons ATGACACACCTCCAGCGGCACCGGTTGGAGTCAGTGAGTGACCATAGTGGCCCATCCAGCTCGTCCAGCAAATCAGATAGCTCGGACGGTTCCGTCTCGGAGATCTGTGAG tcacaggagcagcagcagcagcagcatcaacaacagcaacatatgGGCGGAATGATTTCGCCCAACTCGAGCTACACGCATGAGGACGTGGACGAGCAGGATGACGATCTCGAGTACACCAAACACGACCTCATCAGTCTGGACAACGGCGTCATCACCGACTACGAACGGGCCCAGGTCGAGAGCTTCTTCAGCGGACTCGGCACTGAG GTGTACGTTAGTTCATCGTTGGCCAATCTGTACGAGCGATTAGGTAAGGAGGACTGGCGCTTGGTGTTTACTGGCATTCCTGTGCTGCTACACGACAAGGGCAGCACACGGTCACGCTGCACACCGAGGGTGTCGTTCGTTTTAGCCGAACGTGGTACGTGCTTTGCCCTCTGGAAGGACACCATCGACAACCTGTCCGACTATAAGGTGGCAGCGGCAGCCTTCCACACGATGTGTCTATCAGCAG ATCATCGAAAAGTGATCGGTTTCAGCTTCGACTCAAATCAGGCCGCCCGTGAAATGTGGGTGCGGGTGGAGGAGTTGACCAGCAATCCGGAAAACATTGCCCTGTCGGCGCCGGGCAGAAAACGCAAAACCCAGAAGCGCGCCAAACCGATCGTGCTGCCACCGAAATCACAAATCTCGCAACCGTGCCAGTTCAATCACGTTACCAGCGTTACGACCAGTGACACGCAGCGTTACTTCAGTCTGCAGGCATTCGTTTCCGCTCCGGTCAAGCATCGCAGTCCATAA